A genome region from Gadus chalcogrammus isolate NIFS_2021 chromosome 7, NIFS_Gcha_1.0, whole genome shotgun sequence includes the following:
- the LOC130385473 gene encoding uncharacterized protein LOC130385473, translating into MVYFRNFPAAFGCGGKRKRKTVQPPPTVKYMELQVCLLEGNKEHIPKDEIVLLQAGLGRRTVNICENADHEDISRALQEEYPKMRGLCGGWLLKKAAGGSGKRKITSLPQGTHGYTGKILKTSSNSGKYVLYIVPLQESLDLRPLAHTAVEFHKMPKHPCMACRSEIPLPLLPHHIKLCNKDEPDLIDDDDEDDAEDTAAAKDVNDDVIAMQSCPICGQDFAVDYLPTHAAWCDESLNSRTELKECRTELKECRTELKECRTDLKEWMMVPGGTLLMLVWRLIISDRHFLSPKKTSEI; encoded by the exons ATGGTTTACTTTAGAAATTTCCCAGCTGCCTTTGGTTGCGGCGGGAAAAGGAAACGTAAAACAGTTCAACCACCACCGACAGTGAAATATATGGAGCTGCAAGTTTGTCTATTGGAAGGCAACAAAGAGCATATACCCAAAGATGAAATCGTCCTCCTGCAGGCAGGTCTCGGCAGGAGGACTGTGAACATCTGTGAGAATGCCGACCATGAAGAT ATCAGCAGAGCCCTTCAGGAGGAATACCCCAAAATGAGGGGACTATGTGGAGGGTGGCTTTTAAAAAAGGCTGCAG GTGGCAGTGGCAAGAGAAAAATTACATCCCTACCCCAGGGGACACATGGGTACACGGGGAAGATCCTAAAAACATCATCCAACAGCGGAAAGTATGTTTTATATATAGTACCGCTCCAGGAGAGCCTGGATCTGAGACCTTTGGCACATACTGCTGTGGAATTCCATAAGATGCCAAAACACCCCTGCATGGCATGTAGGAGTGAGATTCCCCTTCCGCTCCTTCCACACCATATCAAATTATGCAAT AAAGATGAGCCCGACCTTATtgatgacgatgacgaagaCGACGCCGAAGACACAGCAGCCGCCAAAGACGTTAATGATGACGTCATTGCCATG CAATCATGTCCAATTTGTGGGCAGGACTTTGCTGTTGACTACTTGCCTACTCATGCAGCATGGTGTGATGAAAG CCTCAACTCCAGGACAGAGCTGAAGGAGTGCAGGACAGAGCTGAAGGAGTGCAGGACAGAGCTGAAGGAGTGCAGGACAGACCTGAAGGAGTGGATGATGGTG CCTGGAGGAACATTGCTGATGTTGGTATGGCGGCTGATCATTTCAGACAGGCACTTTTTGTCTCCAAAGAAGACAAGCGAAATTTAA